From uncultured Desulfobacter sp.:
AATCTCACCTTTGGCCGCAGCAGCCCCCCGGTTTCTGGCTGCAGCAGGCCCTGCGCCGTCTGCGCCGGAAAAGACCACCCTGCCCCCCCCTTTTTTTGCACACCCGACACTGTTATCCCTGCTGCCGTCATCCACAACGATAACCTCCAATCGTTCTGCTGGATAATGCAATGCGGACAAAGATTCCAGGCAACGCCCAAGGGCTTTTTCCCTGTCCCGCACGGGTATGATAACGCTGACAAACGGATAGGCGCGCATATTTTCGGGCGCCGTTTGAATCCGTTCTAAAAAGCCTTTGGCAACCAGTTGCTCAAAAAGCGCTGTGTTCTGCGCAAGGTTTGCCACAGGATCGCCATCCCGCAAGGCTATAAGCAGGACTTCACACGATGGATTGACCCGCAGAACACAAAGGGGAATTTGCTTTAAGACAATGGCCCCGTCGGTTTGTTCGATCAATTCCACCTGGGGTGCAAAACGATAGGTCTTCATCGCGTTTTAGGGCAACAACCCCACCTTGCTGAACAATGCCATCAGGGCATCTGCGGTTTTATCCGCACAAAGGTGGTGAACTTGCCCCTGGCGCGCGGTGACGCCGCCGGAAAGAAGGGATAGAATTCTGTCAAAGGTCGGCAGGTTTGGGTCCGGTGTGATAACACGCACAGGATCCGGTCGGGGTGTTACATAACCGGCCGGCATCGTGGTCGACCCCGCCGTTATCGCATTAATATGGCTGAGCCCCAGCTCCGGCAGTCCCCACACCTCGACGGTCGCGTTGACAGCCTGCACCAGGTCGGCGGTGCCGGGGTAGCGCGCCTCTTCTACGCCGGTAAACGTCAAAGCCACCGGCAGGGGCGTTATCACCCGTTGTCTTGCGCCGTGATCCGTTATTTTTAAAGCGTCCACGACATCATCCTGCACCGTGGCAGTGATTACATTTTGAACGCAGGCGATACCCGATCTTGCCGCAGCAAGGGGAAAAAGCGCATCAAAACCACGATCCGCCAGTATATTTCCGGTGCAGATCAACGAGGGAGAAAAGAGATCAAAGGCACGGCCCAACACACACGACAGCCCAGCATCATCATAGCCGCCAAGAAGGCGGTCACTGATGCGCACAGCACGATCTCCCCCCATGGACAGACCCGTCCGCAGATATTCTTCTACCCGTTGCGGACCAATAGCCAGAACAGTCACCCGGCCCCCATATTTATCCTTGAGCTGCAGCGCTTTTTCCAATGCGCCAAGATCGCAAGGATTGAGCATGGTACGCACATCCCGTTCCTTGATTGCATGCCCGCCATCTTTCACACCGGCCGCAGGCCGGGGATCACGACACGCCCGCAGCAGCACGACAATATTGAGTTCATCATTTGCCATTTTTATTCTTTATTCCTCAAAGCCAAGGGTATCCATATATATAAAAGGATCAGGTCATTCTGTAGGATACGCCAAAACCGCCCCGGGGATAGCGCCACCGGATAAAAGCCTTTTTCTCACACACAATGTAACACGTACCGCACTCCAGACAGGCGTCGTAGACAAAACTGAGCCTTTGATCACTTGGGGACCAGCTGTAGCATCCGGCCGGGCAGGCCGTGGTGCAGGCGCGGTTGGTGCACGTTGCACACACCGTTTGGTCCACAATGATATGGGGTTCGCGATCAATGGTGAAGCTGGTATAATCTAAAATCTCATCGATATTCATCTGGGTCATAGGGCTCTCCAGGCGGTAAAAATATCCCGGGCAATATTTTTCACACCGCATGTCTTCTTAACGGCATCAAGGGCAAGCTTGCCAAATCCTTTTTTGGGCGCGCCATCAATGCGATAGACGCTTTCCATCAGCCGGCAGGCAAGTTCTGGATAGTCATTAAAAATTCTGTCATTATGAAGCATTTTGGGCGCGCGTTTGAACTTTTTTAGATCCTTCAGAACAAAACTATTATCAAGCAACTTGATATAATGTTGCAGCCCCTGCGCGCTAAAGTCCCGGGTCTTGTGGGCCTCTATCGCCATTTGTGCCGCAAGTATGCCGGAGTGGGAGGCAAGATTGACACCCTCTAAATGCAGGCCGGTTACATTACAAAAGGCCGCCGCATCACCTGCCACAAGAATCCCATTTCCCGCAAGTTGGGGCACCATCTCATACCCCCCTTCCGGGATGACATGGGCGGAATACTCCATGAGCCGTCCGCCTTTGAGCAACTTGCTCATATGCGGATGGGCCAGAAAATCATTTAAAAGGTCATAAGGGGTTTTACCACTCTTTTGCAGACTGCCGATATGCACCACAAGACCCAAAGAGACACTATCATAGTTGGTGTAGAGACAGCCGCCCCCCCGCACGCCTGCAGTGCAGCCCACAAACTCATTTGCACAGCCCTGATCCCGGGTGAGGCCAAAGCGGTCATCAATGACCTGCTTGGGCAAATCGTACAGCGCCTTTACACCCACAGCCATCTGATCCGGCTTGAAGGCCGGTGCCCTGAGCCCGGCTTTTGCGGCGATAAATGAAAGCACCCCATCTGCGGCAATGACCAAGGGGGCACATAGTTTACCGGTCCGCCCCAGCAAGGTTACGCCTGTCACCTGCCCCTGTTCCATAATCACATCATCCACCATGGCCCGGGTGATCAGGGTCACTCCTGCGTCCACCGCCTGCTGGGCCAGCCAGTTATCAAATTTGGGACGCAGCACGGTATACCCGTTATATGGCGCCCGGTCAAAATTGCCGGACTCCAGCTGCAGATTCACCATTGAATCCGCTGTCATGAACGTCAGGCTCTTTTTGTTGACGTGGCGTTCAATGGGGGCCTTGCGCCAAAAGTTGGGGAGATATTCTTCAAGGGAGGGCATACGATGCAGCAGGCCGCCGAACATATTTTTTTCACCAGGGAAATTGCCCCGCTCCAAAAGCGCGACATCAAGTCCGGCCCGGGCCATGGCCAGGGCAGCCGAAGAACCGGCAGGTCCTGCCCCAACCACAATGGCTTGGAATGAACTTGTCATTTATTTTCCCCCATGGCGGTGCGCACTTTCTCAAGCAGTTGCGGCAAAAGTTCCTGCACATCAACAACAAAACCCTGGTCGGCATTGGGAAAGATGGGCGCTTTGGCATCATTATCGATGGCAACGATGTGCTCAGCGTCCTGGATGCCTCCCACATGGTGCATGGAGCCGGAGACCCCAAAACTGATATAGAGTCTTGGCTTAACACGCCTGCCTGTCTGGCCGATCATTCTGTCAAAATCGACCCAGCCCAGATCATACACGGGCCGGGTCACCCCAAGGGATGTGCCAAGCAGCCGGCACAACTCAGAAAGTTGCTTAAAGTCGGTTTTCTTACACCCTTTGCCGGCACAAAAGATCACCTCGGCGTCAGTTAAATCAACTGTCTGGGGATCCGAGGGGATTCTTTCCACAATGACAGAACCATTTTGGGGTGGTCCTGTCAGGTCACCCGTGTTGGCCGGTGCGGTGTATTCATCTATTTGCAAAGGCGTTGAACCATCCGTGGACAGATTGACCGGGCTTAGGGATCTGACCGGCACGGTGATGACCAAAAAGCCGTTTGGCTGCCAGATTCGTGTTTCGTCAATTTGCTTGCCCATCACTCCGCAACTTAGATGCACGCCCTGATCACTGGGGTGAACCGCATTCACCTCAGTGACGATGGCCGCATCAAGCTGTGCGGCAATCAAAGGCGCCAGGGTACATCCAAGATCGTTGTGGGCAAAGGCAATAATGCCCCCCTTTTTTTCAGCAGCAAACCGGGCAATGGATATGCCCAGTCTCTGGGGGGTATCAAGAGACTGTTCGGCATCTTTGAGTATCGTCACCCCAGGGATACCATAGTCGGCAAACACCTGTTGGGCCTGGGGCAGAAGTGGAGAAAAAACAAGCGCACGAAGGTTGGAATCAAGTATTTTTGATAAACGCGCGCCATAGGCCAGAAGCCCTTGCCCCGTCCTGTCAGGCACCCCTTCGGGCAGTTCGGTCACAAGAAGCAGATCATTGCATCCCATCACAACTCTCTTCCAATCTTATGTCCTTCCCAGATGGCCATATCAAGCTTGCGGGGTGCCACGCAGTCCCCGATCCTATGCAGCTCGGCAACCGTCCCTTTCAATGACTGGTAAAGTCCATCATCGACCTGCTGGCCCATGGCAAGCACCAGGGTATCATAGGGACCCCACTGCTGCCACTCATTGGAATAGACATTGAATCCTTTGACGATCTTTTCCCCCTTTTCTCCGCCAATCTCCATGACCGCAATGTCGGGGGTAAAGGTGACGCCTTTTTGCAACAACCGCTGACGGGTCAGGTACAAATCCTGGGTCGGCCCCAGTTCCGCGCCAATGAACAGACTTGAGGTGATCATATGCACCTTCTTGCCCTGGTCCGCCAGAAGCTCCGCGGTGGCGGTTGCCCGGTGATCGCCATCATAGTCGATGAAACAGATATTCTCGCCAAGCTCAGCCTCTTCATTGAGCACCTGCCAGACATTGAAGACCGCCGGGCCGTCAGAGCCCCCCACCGGATGTTCCTTGGGCACGCTGCCGGTGGCCACGATCACCGCATCGGGTTGTTCTGCGGCCACAAGCTCCGGTGTTACGGTAACGCCCAGGCAAAGCCTCACGCCGGCCTTTTCCAACTGCCCCTTTTCATTGCGGACAATCACACCGACTTCATCCCGACCTGCGCCCTTCACGGCTATGTTGATCTGGCCGCCCACACGATCCTGCCGCTCGTACAGGGTCACGTCATGCCCACGCCTGGCCGCCGTCTTAGCCGCCCACATACCGGCCGGGCCACCGCCTGCGATCATCACCTTCTTTTTCACCGCCGCAGGCGTGGTATAGATTTCTCCCCCCATCTGTTTTTCCCGGCCCACGCAGGGATTTTGTATACAGCCCAGGGTCTTATTCATGCCGATACGGCCGATGCAGCCTTGGTTGTCGGCAATGCAGTGCCGGATATCATCAAGCCTGCCGGTTTGGGCCTTTCGCGGTAAAAAAGGATCACAAATAAGACCGCGGCACATGCCGATCATATCGGCTTGTCCGGCCTCCAGCACCCGTTCGGCCATCACCGGATCATTGATGCGCCCGGTGCAGAACACCGGCATGTTCACCTTCTCGCGCATGCCCGCAGCCAGGGGGATGGTATAGCCCAGGGGCATGTGCATGGTGCCTTCCACCAAATAGAGATTATAGAAGGTGGCAATGGAGAGATCCATAAAATCAATGAGTCCGCTTTGCTCAAAAAGCACGCCGATCTCCTGGACATCGGCCAGGTTCAAACCGCCGGGGATCATTTCATCACCGCACATCCGGATCCCAATGGTGAAATCTTTGCCCACGGCCCGGCGAACCGCCTCAACAAACATCAGCGGTGCCCGCATACGGTTCTCCAGGCTGCCGCCAAACTCATCCTGCCTGAAATTGGTCAGCGGGGAGAGAAACTGCCGGGCCATGCTGGAGTGGCCGAACTGAATTTCCAACCCGTCAAAGCCCCCCTCCCGTACGTGGCGGGCGCTTTGGGCAAAATATCGGGCAACCTCATCAATATCTTCGGGCTCCATCTCCTTGGGCGTCTCCCTGAAGAGTACATCGGGCATGGGGCTGGGCGCCCAGACCGGAAGCCTGGAGTTGGACCCGTCACATTGCTGGCCATTGTGGTTGATCTGGGCAAAGATGCGGCAATCATACTGATGAACGTGATCGGTAATTTTTTGAAACCCGTCTATTACCTGGGGGTCATAGACATCTATGAGCTTTTCATATGCCATATCCGTGGGATGGACGCTCATCTCCTCGGTGATGATCAGCCCGGCACCGCCCCTGGCCCGTTCCCCCCAATAGTACATCTGACGCTCGCTGGGCAGGTTGTTGACCGCGAAGTTGGTCAAATGGGGTTGAAAAGAGATCCGATTTTTAACTTCAATATTGCCCAGGGTAATGGGGGAAAACAGCTTGTTAAAAGTTGCCATGTTGTAAAAAACTCCTATTTAAACAACGCATTGACATGTCATACGCCAGGGGTTGCATCGGCAATGGATGACACACACCGTTCAAGGCATTCCGGGTCGCCGCCGTCTATCTCATTTTTCAGATGGTAGGCAACAGCCGGGCATCCGCCGTGACACTGGTCAAATCGCTTGCAATCCTCACAGGAGTGGATCCGAAGACCGCGGAAGGAATGAAAAATGTCAGCATTATCCCAGATATCAAGAAAGGAAGACTTTCTCAGAGAGCCTGCATAAAAGGGATCACTTTGGAGAAAGGCACAGGGAAAAATGTCCCCTGTGGGGCCAACACAACAGGTGAGTTTGGCCGCCCCGCACAGGTTTAAACCCAATCCCTGCCGCTCCTGAGGGGTCAGGGAAAAAAAACTATCGCCGGTGCGCACACCGGGGCTGTCGGCAAGCCATTGTGAAAAGGCGACAAGCTGACGGGCTGTGGGACGCAGTGCTTCCCAGTTTTCGATGCCCCGCCCGGATGGACGAAACCGACTGGCCCGAAACGACACGCCCATGGATTCTGCCAGGGCGTGCAAAGCAGGAATTTCATCCGCATTCTGGGCGGTGAGCACCGTATTGATACTGGTGGCGATGGGTGTTGCCGCCAGCAGTTTGACGGCTTCAAGCGCCGCCTCAAAGGTTCCGCTGCCTCGTATGGCATCACAGGTGGCAGGGCTGGCACCGTCAATGCTGACCTGGACGGCAACCATCTCATGGTTTTGTGCCAGTTGCCCGACACTTTTTTCATCAAGCAGCAGGCCGTTGGTGGAGATACAGGTCATGATATTTTTTTCATGACATTTAGCCAAAATTTTATAAAAATCGGGTCTGATGAAGGGTTCTCCACCACCAAAATTAATCTGAAAGACACTGGCCGCACTCAGCTGGTCCACCAGATCAAAGGCCTCCTGGGTGGACAATTCATTTTCAGCAGGGCGGCCGGAGGCCGAAAGGCAGTGTTTGCAGCGAAGGTTGCACCGCTGGGTCACTTCCCAGGTCAGATTGACAGGGGCTGTGAGCCCCTGCTCTACATATCTATTGCTCATACACAAACCCCTTTTCCACAAGTTGTCTGAGAAAAGTCAGAATAATTTTTTTTTCAGCAGCAGACAACGATGCCAGCACCTCTCTTTGAACACGATCCGTACGGAAAAAGTCGCGGGTCAAAACAGCGCCGGTTTCAGCAAAAAGAAGTTTTGGCCCAAGGGAGCTGTAAAAAAGCAGACCAAACTGCTCTTCTCGGACCTGGCTGGTCGGGCGTAACACAAAGGCAGGTTCCCCCATGATCAGTAGACCCCGCAGATCCCGTCGATGGCCAGTTCTTCAATTCTGATTTCATCGAGGATGCACGGCACGTCCTGGGTGTTCTCCTCTGTTTGGCAATCAATGGGTGCAACGTGTTCTTTAGTTGTCTTTTCCTGGGGTGTAAGGTTTTCCATTATACTTTTCTCCATGTAAATATTGGCCCTAAGGCTTCACAGGGCCTTGGCAATTTTTTTTTAAGTGTCTATTTTATCAAAGGGATCTTAAAATAAATATGTTGAAATCCCTTCTAATCAATTTCACAGACCCAGCGGCCCTTGATCTGCCGTTTGTCCATGGCCTCGGCCACATCATTAATGTCTTCCAGTTTAAATCTTTCGGTGATCAACTTGTCCAGCTTGAGATCATGCTGCATGGCCATTTTGACCAAACGGGGAATATCATCATGGGTGGAAATGGACCCATAAAGATTTCCCTTGATGGTTTTCTGGTGCAGCGGCAGCAGCATCAGGGGCAGATTGGTTGTCTGGTCGTGGGGTGAGACACCTATTACAATCAGCTCACCGCCGATACTTGTGGACCAGTAGGCCTGGATGATTGCGCCGGGATCGCCTTTTACCTCAAACACGTACTCCGCACCGCCGCCCATGATGGTGCCGTCATCCATTTTCACACCACCGGTGAGCAGCTGAATGGCCGGAACCGGATCTTCTTTGGAACTGTCGATAAAATGGGTGGCCCCAAATTCCATGGCAAGTTCCCGCTTACTGCCTTCAATATCAACGGCGATCAATGGGTTGGCATGACGCATGGCAGCTGCGCGCAGGACATTGAGTCCAACACCGCCAAGGCAGTAAACCGCCACAGGGGCTCCAGGAGAAAAGGCTGCGGTATTGAAAACAGACCCCCAGCCGGTGGGCACACAACATCCCATCAATGCGGCCTGCTCCAGGGGAAATTCTTTGGGCATGGGAATGACCGCCCGCTCGGGAACCACCGAGTGCGTTGAAAAACAGGAGACAAAGTTACCATGCCGGACCACACCGCCATTGGCATCCCTCATGCGTGCGGTGCCGTCAAGCAGGAAACCTTCCAGGAAATAATTAAAACTGGTGGTACAAATATTGCCTTTGCCCCTGCGACAATTGGGGCAATGACCACAAGGGACCATCCAGGTGACACCGACATGATCACCCTTTTGTACAGAGGTGACGCCCGGTCCGACGGCTTCAACAATACCCGCACCTTCATGACCTGCAACCAAAGGCATTTTCACGGGGACTTCACCTTTCAACATATGCAAATCAGAATGACAGTATCCGGTATGGGTATACTTGATCAACACTTCGTTTTCTTTGGGTGGATCCAGCTCCAAAGTCTCGATGGAATATTTCATACCGGGTTCCCGTAAAACAGCACCTTTGATTTTCATAACCTCTCCTTGTGGACTTTAATATGTTGTTGCATGGGTGTAAAACGCGGGGATAAATTGGCGGGCTCTCAAAACGGCCTGTTCTTCCTTGTTTTTCTCCTTGCAGGTTCTATCGTCCCCTATACTGCGGTACATTGACCGCGGTCCAAGGGATTAATCCGTTTGGCTTTAATTCTTATATCCCAAACGGAGAGGGATGATATCATGACAAAAAATGAACAGCAATAGCCATAAAACCTAACTTGTCAAGCAAAAACCATACAACTACTTGGATAAAAACGGGTTGGATGGGGCTATCCCACCCAACTCGCTAATATTTTCTAATCAATGTCACAAACCCAGCGGCCTTTAATCTGGCGTTTGTCCATAGCCTCGGCCACATCATTGATATCTTCCAATTTAAATCTGCCCGTGATCAATTTGTCCAGCTTAAGATCATGGTTCATGGCCATTTTGACCAAACGGGGAATATCATCATGAGTGGAAATGGCACCATAGAGATTTCCCTTGATGGTTTTCTGGTGCAACGGCAGCAGCATCAGGGGCAAATCGGTTGTCTGGTCATGGGGTGTGATGCCCAAAATAATCAGCTCTCCGCCAATACTTGTGGACCAATAGGCCTGGATGATTGCGCCGGGATCGCCTTTTGCCTCAAACACATACTCTGCACCGCCGCCCATGATGGTGCCGTCATCCATTTTCACACCACCGGTGAGCAGCTGAATGGCCGGTACCGGATCTTCTTTGGAGCTGTCAATAAAATGGGTGGCCCCAAATTCCATGGCAAGTTCCCGCTTACTGCCCTCAATATCAACGGCGATCAATGGATTGGCATGACGCAGAGCCGCTGCCCGCAAAACATTGAGGCCCACACCACCAAGGCAGTAAACCGCCACAGGAGAGCCGGGAGAAAAAGCTGCGGTATTAAACACCGAACCCCAGCCGGTGGGTACACAACACCCCATCAGTGCGGCCTGCTCCAAGGGAAATTCTTTGGGCATGGGAATGACCGCCCGCTCAGGAACCACCGAGTGCGTTGAAAAACAGGAGACAAAATTACCATGCCGGACCATATCTCCCTTGGCATCCCTTATGCGTGAGGTTCCGTCGAGTAACATGCCCTCCAGAAAGTAACTAAAACTGGTGGTGCAGATATTGCCCTTGCCCCTGCGACAATTGGGGCAATGACCACAAGGCACCATCCAGGTGACGCCGACATGATCACCCTTTTGTACAGAGGTGACGCCCGGTCCGACGGCTTCAACAATACCCGCGCCTTCGTGCCCTGCAACCAAAGGCATCTTGATGGGAATTTCGCCTTTCAATAAATGCAAATCAGAGTGACAGTACCCGGTATGGGTGTACTTGATCAGCACCTCATTCTCCTTGGGCGGATCCAGTTCCAAAGTCTCGATGGAATATTTCATACCGGGCTCCCGTAAAACAGCGCCTTTGATCTTCATAACGTCTCCTTTAGGAATTTTTTGATTTTTCTTTGCTCTATGTTTGGCATATGCGCCACAATAATATGTCTCATGTGTGTAAAATTTGACGGGCTATCAAAACCACCTGTTCCTTCTCGCCCATTCTTGCAGGTTGTCTCATTCCCTATACCCCGATATATTGACCACGGTCCGGGGAAAAACCCGCGTTGCAATATTTTTTTGCAACGCAAACGGGATTGGACGATACCATGACAAAACCTGAACGGCAACAGCTTTAATTAGTTGATTTATCAACTAATTTCTTTGGTTCCATGATAACGTCTATTGCCCACTGTGTTTTATTCTGATAATGGTTAGCGGCAAATTTTACTTTATTACGCGAAGATGGGGTTACACATGAATCCGGAAAAATCGATTGACAGACTCACCCAATATGGGGTGGTTCCCGCAAACAGGCTGATCATTGCTATTACCCGCCACTGTAATTTAAAATGCAATCACTGCTGGTTGACGTCCGGCCCAAAGTCTTCTTTGAAACATGTGGACGCAACGCGCTTAAAAGAGACCATCTCCCTTTGGGTTGATGCCGGCGTGCAAACCCTTTGCCTTTCGGGCGGTGAACCGCTCACTCACCCCCAGTGGCAAGAGATCCTCACCCATTGTGCACAATTTCCAACGATCTACCATCTGCGCTTGCAGACCAATGGAACGTTGCTGACGTCAAAGATAGTGGACGACCTGACGGACCCTGTATTTGCCAATCTTCATCTGCAAATCAGTGTTGATGGTGCACAGCCTGCCACCCACGACCTTGTCAGGGGTAAAGGAAACTTTGCAAAAACCATGAATGGCCTGCAACTGCTTTCACAGGCAGGCCTGGGACCACGCACAACGGTCTCGTTTACGGAGATGGCGCATAATTTCGAGGAACTGCCACAATTATTTACCATGATGGAAAAACTGAACATCGGTCGTGTGGTGAGCGGCACCCTGATACAGGGGGGACGGGCATTGAACAGTGCGCTGCGCCTTCCTAAGCCCGAACAATATGCAACGCTGATAGAACGATTCACACATGATGACCAACTGCGTGCGACCTATGAAAGAATCGGTAACACGTCCTGCCTGGAATGGTACGCCTCCCGCCATGAAATCTCAGAACACCATTGCGCCCAATGCACGGAATCTCTTTATATTTCTGAGGAAGGGACTCTTTTTCCCTGCGGCCTTTTATCTGTTACAAAGTATGGCATCCAAGGGGTGTGGAACTGTTCTGTGGAAGCTATTGCGGCAAAAGCTGAGGCCCAATGGGCAGGGCTCAACAAGTTGAGCAGACAACGCGTTGACAATATTCAAGCCTGTAAGGCTTGCACAGGACGTCTGCATTGTCAAAGCGGCTGTATGGCAAGGCTTGCACGCCCAGCCGATAATTTTTTTGAGGTGGAAGACCGGTGTCGACTTAGAAAGCAGGTCTACGCATATCCGGAGCCAGTCCTATAACTTATCCGTCGTCGACTTACGACTTGATCATAATTCGTGTTTGAACAGGACTGGGATGGTGTGTTTACCCACAAAAATAAATCACCAATCCGATTCAAACAAAAATCAAGACGCTTTAAAAGGCATACATGAATTTAAACCAGTATTTTTCGCCTTTAGCTCTGTTTTCAACGTTGGTATCAAACTGTACCTTTACGTTAAAAAACATATTTTTGTAGTTGTACTGGATGGCAGGGCCAATGGACAATGCCTTGCCCTTGCTGTCGCTGACATCGCTTCCCGAAAGTTCATCATCCGTGGTCTGAAAATAGAGCATTCCGTTAAGGCCAAACATCCAGTTACCTATGTGCTGTCCAACCGTGTAATCACAAATAAATTCTTGCCCTGTGGTGTAATCGGTGTCTGAATTTTCAAAGTTGATCAGATACTGCAGTTTTGCCGAGAGTTCAAAACCCGAATCACTGAGGTAGGTTACTACCGCAATAGGTGCCACAGTCCAGTAGTTTCGACCAATACTGGCCGCATCATCGGCATCATATTCTCCCACAGGGAGCCAAACGTCCAGGGAGCCTATAACATGAAAATTTTTGTTCAGGTGCCAACCCAGGATCAATGCCGAGACTTCAATATCCCCAAGCCCGGTTGTGGCGTCATCAATATTAGCTGCACCAATCTCAACCTGGGTATCAACAACAGGTATGATGGTGTGCCAGGCCACACTGGCCCCGAACAGGGTCATGTCAGAGACATAAATAAAACGGAACGCCGCTCCGGTGACATCAAGATCAAAATCCCCAGGCACTTCATCGCCGTTGCCGTCCATTAATTCATCTGCAGTGTAATGAAACGCGTAAACAATGGGATAAAATCCTGGTCCGGGCAAGGCCCCGCTCATGAAATCCTCGTTTCCGCCAAAATAGGCAGAGCCACCGCCTTCGGCGGCAAGAGCACTTTGAAGCGGACAAAAAATCATTGCCAGTACAAGCATGAAACCTGAAATTAACTTACCAGACTTTAACAACTTCTGAGCATTCGCGTTCCAAAGAAAGATACTTTTTTGCATAAGAGCTTACCTCCTGATCTTGTTTTTTTTAGTTATCCTTACTTGCATTGATGAAACCGCTTTTTCACATTAAACAATATAGATTTCAACCAAAATTTTTTGTGTTCTCATACATAACGCATATCCAAAGGGCACGTACGCTTGCATTTGACAAGGCCACTTTTACCTTGCGTAAAGCCTATTTCCGGTATTTATTAACCATCAGTTTTTATCCCAACAAAAAATACCGTAGGATTTACCTTTAAATAAAATTCTGCATGTTTTGGGTTGGGTTATTCTTCTGTAAGCAGGCGAGTAAGCCGTTGCAATGATATGATAAAATCAAATGAGGGTTTTAAACGTGGTTAAATCACTAATTGAAATGCGAGCCCACCAATCCTGCCGCTCGTTCCAAGCAAGCGAGATATACTGGCCCAGTTTATGCCAGTATCAAGCCAGATTATGAAGAGCCCACCTATGAATCTTTGATATCGTTTTCCCACAGAGGGGATCTCAAAGTCCAGCCGGTTAAGCTAGGTGGGGTGAGACCCAAGGGTCGGGACCCTGATCATATTCCAAAATCGATACAATTAATTGCGGGCCGGACTGGAATACAACCAGAGAAAAAAGCGGAAAAGGGCTTTTTGGGAAGACCGGTATCATGCCACTGCGGTACAAAATAACAACCATTTATCCCGGTGCATCAATTACATTGATATGAATATGGTCAGAACCAGGGTTCTTCAATATCCAGGTGATTGGAAACACTCCGGATTTAATGAGATACAAAATCCGCGGAAAAGGTATGGATGGATTGATTTC
This genomic window contains:
- a CDS encoding transporter, with amino-acid sequence MQKSIFLWNANAQKLLKSGKLISGFMLVLAMIFCPLQSALAAEGGGSAYFGGNEDFMSGALPGPGFYPIVYAFHYTADELMDGNGDEVPGDFDLDVTGAAFRFIYVSDMTLFGASVAWHTIIPVVDTQVEIGAANIDDATTGLGDIEVSALILGWHLNKNFHVIGSLDVWLPVGEYDADDAASIGRNYWTVAPIAVVTYLSDSGFELSAKLQYLINFENSDTDYTTGQEFICDYTVGQHIGNWMFGLNGMLYFQTTDDELSGSDVSDSKGKALSIGPAIQYNYKNMFFNVKVQFDTNVENRAKGEKYWFKFMYAF
- a CDS encoding alcohol dehydrogenase catalytic domain-containing protein, which translates into the protein MKIKGAVLREPGMKYSIETLELDPPKENEVLIKYTHTGYCHSDLHMLKGEVPVKMPLVAGHEGAGIVEAVGPGVTSVQKGDHVGVTWMVPCGHCPNCRRGKGNICTTSFNYFLEGFLLDGTARMRDANGGVVRHGNFVSCFSTHSVVPERAVIPMPKEFPLEQAALMGCCVPTGWGSVFNTAAFSPGAPVAVYCLGGVGLNVLRAAAMRHANPLIAVDIEGSKRELAMEFGATHFIDSSKEDPVPAIQLLTGGVKMDDGTIMGGGAEYVFEVKGDPGAIIQAYWSTSIGGELIVIGVSPHDQTTNLPLMLLPLHQKTIKGNLYGSISTHDDIPRLVKMAMQHDLKLDKLITERFKLEDINDVAEAMDKRQIKGRWVCEID
- the mftB gene encoding mycofactocin biosynthesis chaperone MftB (MftB, a small protein, is a peptide chaperone that assists the radical SAM enzyme MftC in performing two modifications to the C-terminal Val-Tyr dipeptide of the mycofactocin precursor peptide, MftA. MftB's role is analogous to the role of PqqD in the biosynthesis of PQQ, a cofactor that derives entirely from a Tyr and a Glu in the precursor PqqA.), yielding MGEPAFVLRPTSQVREEQFGLLFYSSLGPKLLFAETGAVLTRDFFRTDRVQREVLASLSAAEKKIILTFLRQLVEKGFVYEQ
- the mftA gene encoding variant-type mycofactocin precursor gives rise to the protein MENLTPQEKTTKEHVAPIDCQTEENTQDVPCILDEIRIEELAIDGICGVY
- a CDS encoding radical SAM protein, with the protein product MNPEKSIDRLTQYGVVPANRLIIAITRHCNLKCNHCWLTSGPKSSLKHVDATRLKETISLWVDAGVQTLCLSGGEPLTHPQWQEILTHCAQFPTIYHLRLQTNGTLLTSKIVDDLTDPVFANLHLQISVDGAQPATHDLVRGKGNFAKTMNGLQLLSQAGLGPRTTVSFTEMAHNFEELPQLFTMMEKLNIGRVVSGTLIQGGRALNSALRLPKPEQYATLIERFTHDDQLRATYERIGNTSCLEWYASRHEISEHHCAQCTESLYISEEGTLFPCGLLSVTKYGIQGVWNCSVEAIAAKAEAQWAGLNKLSRQRVDNIQACKACTGRLHCQSGCMARLARPADNFFEVEDRCRLRKQVYAYPEPVL
- a CDS encoding alcohol dehydrogenase catalytic domain-containing protein, with amino-acid sequence MKIKGAVLREPGMKYSIETLELDPPKENEVLIKYTHTGYCHSDLHLLKGEIPIKMPLVAGHEGAGIVEAVGPGVTSVQKGDHVGVTWMVPCGHCPNCRRGKGNICTTSFSYFLEGMLLDGTSRIRDAKGDMVRHGNFVSCFSTHSVVPERAVIPMPKEFPLEQAALMGCCVPTGWGSVFNTAAFSPGSPVAVYCLGGVGLNVLRAAALRHANPLIAVDIEGSKRELAMEFGATHFIDSSKEDPVPAIQLLTGGVKMDDGTIMGGGAEYVFEAKGDPGAIIQAYWSTSIGGELIILGITPHDQTTDLPLMLLPLHQKTIKGNLYGAISTHDDIPRLVKMAMNHDLKLDKLITGRFKLEDINDVAEAMDKRQIKGRWVCDID